GACGATTCCCCCAACCTTGTACGGGCTGCATGAGCCGCGTCCAAGCCAGGATAAAGACGATGAGCAAGAGGTGTTCTACACCACCGCGCTGACGCCAGAACTGGCTAACGGTCACCTGCACAATTCCCATCCCGTTATTCTGGAAGGTGGCGAGTACGTGATGTTTACCTACGAAGGTTTAGGTACGGGTTTACAGGAATTTATCCTGACGGTTTACGGCACCTGTATGCCGATGCTCAACCTCACCCGCCGTAAAGGTCTGGATATTGAGCGTTTCTTCCCGGAAGATGAAAGTCGGAATCAGGAACCACCTATTCAGCTGCGCTGCGAGTACCTGATCCCGATTCGTCGTTAACGCTGTAGTTCATCCATCGCGGGGGCATCAAGATGCGAAACATCCCCCGCGGTTTCTACAACCCAGCCAGATGCCAGCCAGGGGCTTTGCTGATAATCAACGCGGGAAATGGAGCAGTTGCGCAAGCGCAAGCGACGCTCAGCATACGCCGGCAAGCCAAGAATCGTACTTACCAGACAGCCCAGCGCCATCCCATGACTCACCAGCAGCGGCCGACTTCCCGCAGGCAGTTCCAGGCAAGACGCCAGCGCCGCATGCATACGATCGCTCAGCTCTTGCATTGACTCCCCTTGCGGAATACGACCGTCTGGCGTGCCGTTAACCAGTTGCCGACGCCAACCCTCTTCTTCCTCGCTCAACGAGTCGATATGGCGTTTCTCAAGCACGCCCATATCCAGCTCACGCAAGCGGGGATCAGGAATGATGTTGCAACCGCAGGCTTCAGCAATGATTTCCGCTGTGCGCCGCGTACGGCCTAAATCGCTGGCGATAATATGCGTGATGCCCAACGTTCTGGCACGCTCGCCGACTTGCCAAGCCTGACGCTCACCGTGGGCGGTAAGTGGACTGTCCGACTGGCCCTGAATACGTCGCTCGGCGTTCCACTGCGTTTCGCCGTGGCGAACAAGGTATACCTCTAACATGCTTTATTATCCGTTCTGAGCTCTTAACCATTGAGTGACAAGCATAGCCGCCAGCAACAACAATGATTTGGAGTATACTGCGATGATGTTAAGTAATTCTGAGTTGTTTTGATTATGCACCATGTTGTCTCAGCTACCACTAATCCCGCCAAAATTCAGGCAATTCTGCAGGCTTTTAACGAGATCTTCGGTGAAGGATCCTGCCATATTGAGTCCGTCTCCGTCGAGAGCGGCGTGCCAGAACAGCCGTTCGGTAGCGACGAAACGCGCGCTGGCGCACGAAACCGCGTGACGAATGCGCGCCGCGCGCAGCCGAATGCCGACTTCTGGGTAGCCATTGAAGCCGGGATCGACGAAGGCAGCACTTTTAGCTGGGTAGTGATTGATGATGGGAATCTGCGCGGCGAAGCGCGCTCAGCGACCCTGCCGCTCCCACACGTTATTCTTGAAAAAGTTCGCGCTGGCGAAGCCCTGGGGCCGGTGATGTCGCAGTATACCGGCATCGATGAGATTGGTCGCAAAGAGGGAGCCATTGGCGTGTTTACCGCCGGGAAGCTTACGCGCAGCAGCGTTTATCATCAGGCGGTCGTGCTGGCGCTAAGCCCGTTTCATAACGCTATTTATCGTTAACTTTCAGCAGCGATTGTTCCAGCCACTGGCGAAGCTCCGCCGGGGCTGACTTCAGGCTATTTGAGCCACGGGTGATAGTCGCAATCCCGGCGCCAAGCTCGTTTTTCAGCTCGCGCTGGCTCATCTCGCCGCGCAGCAGCTCTTCAATAATACGCACTCGCGTCCCCAGCGCCTCTCGCTCGTCGGGAGTCAGCATGAGTTGTAAAAGCGGCAGATGCAAATCGTCGGCGTATGCCTGCTGCAAAAGCGCCACGAAGCGCAGCCACTCCTGATGACGCTGTTCGGCTACGGCTGCTGAATAAGGGGATTGTTGGGTCATGTTACGCCACCTGTCGTGTGTACTCACTAACGAGTACAAAGCATAACATACTTCTGTCCGTACTCTATGGATTTCGGGCAACATAGCAAAATGCTATGTTGCCCGAAAGTGATGGTATTAGTAGCGCAGCTTCCACTCCGCATCGCTCATCAGCGTATCTTTTTGTCCCATGAAGTAGCGATAGTAGGCATCATAAGACAGGACATTTTTCACGTAGCCACGGGTTTCCGAGAACGGAATACTCTCGATAAACGCCACTGCATCGATACGCCCCCCGCTGTTGCCGCGCCAGGTGCGAACTCGCCCTGGACCCGCATTATAGGCCGCAGAGGCGAAGATACGATTATTGCCAAACTGCTGATAAACATATTGCAGGTAGCTGGTACCGATGTTGATATTCATTTCCGGATCCAGCAGCTGCGACGTTCCGCTGTAACCCGGAATATTAAACATCTTCACCGTATGCGTAGCCGTACCCGGCATAATCTGCATCAGGCCGCGGGCACCCACCGGTGAACCGGCTTTCGGGTTCCAGGCGCTCTCCTGACGCGCAATCGCCATCGCGTAGCTTTGCGGAATATCTTTACCGCTGATATAGCGGGTAAAGATGTCGTTATAAGCCAGCGGAAAACGCTCTTCCAACTGATCCCATAATTTCCCGGCGATCGTGGCCTGGACGCTGAGATCCCACCAGTTCTGATTAAACGCATACCGCGCCAGCTGCGCCTGCTGATCTTTAGTCTTGCTGGTCACCAGGTTCGCCCACTCACTACGCGCGGTATTATCCATATTCCAGTACATCAGCTCGCGAACCCGCGCCATTTCCGGCACGGAGGTTAACGCCGGATCGAGATTAGCCGGCGCTTTATCGATGCGGAAAGTGTACTCTTCGCCAAGACGCTGGGCAGCGACCATCGGGTAGAAGCCGCGTTGTTGCATCAAAGAATGCAGAATGTCTTTGGCTTCATCATCGCGCCCGCGTTCCAGCAGTAGATCGGCCTGCCAGTAGCGCCACTCATCCTTCTCTTTCGCCTCCATCGGCAAACGCGCCAGCCAGGTGTTCAAACCGCGTCGATCTGCAGCGCCAAGCGCCATCCGCACCCGGCGTTCCACCAGCGAGGTGGATTGCGAACGCATAATGGCATCATCGCGCCAGATAGCCTGCTCTTCAGTCACATCGCTGCCCATCAGACGCCAGGCGACAATATCCCGCAGCTCCTGGGTTTGGTCTTCATTCAACTGCTGTGCCTGCACTAACGATGGGATCATCAGGCGCGCATTTTCCACATCCTGACGCGCAACGCTGGCAAAAGCGACCGCCGCCATCTGGCGCGTAAAGTCCGTCGCCCCGGTAGTGCGTGCGAAAGTCATGACGCTATTGGGATCGTTAGCCAGCGCGACAACCGCCGTCGAAATTGTTTGATAATCAGACGGCATCTGCTGGGCCAGAACCCGTACCAGACTGGTATTCCCCGCCTTCATCGCCAGACGGATCCGCTCAAGGTAAGCCAGCGGATCCTGCTGGCCGGAGGCGCGCCAGGCACCAAACAGCTGGTCGCAGGCATTTGGCTGGCTTTTGCCACTCAGCCACAGCTCTTTCGCCCCATCCCAGGCTTCCTGCGTTTGGCCCACACTCCATTTTGCATAGTAGTAATTACACTGTGCTTCGGTGCTGGCTGGTTTATCCGGGCTGAAGGACAACAGGCCACGCCAGTCGCTACGACGCGCCAGCTCGTTGACGAAACGTGATTTCAGCGATCGCGCCGGGGGCAGCGTCGGGTTGGAGGCGATAAAATTGGTCACCACCAGAGCGGGTTGGTTCATCAAATCATCGGTTATCTGCCGGTACTGGAGATAAGGATAGAGCGGGTAAGTCGTCAGCGTCGGCATCAACTGGTTAACGACATCCATTTGTCGATTGTCCCACGCCTGTTTAATTTGAGCATAGCGGCTGCGTTGTTCATCCAGTGAATCCGCATGCGCCAGTTGGCTTAGCGTCAGCAGACATACGCTGGCCGCCAGCAGGCGCCAGGTAACGTGTTTGGCTTTGTCCACAAGCTCTTCCTCTTATCGTGTTACGTCTGTGCAGCATCATGCCGCTTAATAGATTCATGCTAATCAGACATTGCAGAAAGTGCCACGTTCCGGACACTTTTTTACTTTTGTTGCGAGTGAGCTCTGCTGGCTGGGATTAGAACGTGAAAAAGGCTACACTTCGCCTTTGATAACTATTCACTACCCTACTCAAAATCATTCTGGCTGCATCAAGGCGGCAAGAGAGAAAATCCCTGCGAGCATAGATGGCTATGTGACCAGGGTTTTCGAATGCAGCCAACACAGAGGCAGCCTGAAGGATGAAGAGTATATAAAAGAGGCGAAGTCCAACGTGGCTCAATTCGTTTATACCATGCATCGTGTCGGCAAAGTGGTTCCGCCGAAACGTCATATTCTGAAAAATATCTCCCTGAGCTTCTTCCCTGGCGCAAAAATCGGCGTTCTCGGTCTGAACGGCGCCGGTAAGTCTACCCTGCTACGCATTATGGCCGGCATTGATACCGATATCGAAGGCGAAGCTCGCCCGCAGCCCGGTCTGAAAATCGGCTACCTGCCGCAGGAACCAAAGCTGAATCCAGAGCAAACCGTTCGTGAATCAGTCGAAGAAGCCGTGGCCGAAGTGGTCAACGCGCTGAAGGGTCTGGACGAGGTGTACGCTAAGTACGCTGAACCGGATGCCGATTTCGACAAACTCGCCGCTCAACAGGGCAAGTTTGAAGAGATCATTCAGGCGCATGATGGCCATAACCTGAACGTGCAGCTTGAGCGCGCCGCGGATGCCCTGCGTCTGCCGGATTGGGATGCCAAAATCGCCAACCTGTCCGGTGGTGAACGTCGCCGCGTGGCGCTGTGCCGTCTGCTGCTCGAAAAACCAGACATGCTGCTGCTCGACGAACCGACTAACCACCTGGATGCCGAATCCGTGGCGTGGCTGGAACGCTTCCTGCACGACTTCGAAGGTACGGTCGTGGCGATTACCCACGACCGTTACTTCCTCGATAACGTTGCCGGTTGGATCCTCGAGCTTGACCGTGGCGAAGGTATTCCGTGGGAAGGTAACTACTCCTCCTGGCTGGAGCAGAAAGATCAGCGTCTGGCGCAGGAAGCTTCTCAGGAAGCGGCCCGTCGTAAATCTATCGAGAAGGAGCTGGAATGGGTTCGTCAGGGCGCGAAAGGCCGTCAGTCTAAGGGTAAAGCCCGTCTGGCACGCTTTGAAGAGCTGAACAGCGCTGAATACCAGAAACGTAACGAAACTAACGAACTGTTTATCCCACCAGGAGCTCGTCTGGGCGATAAAGTGCTTGAAGTCAGTAACCTGCGTAAATCTTACGGCGATCGCGTCCTGATTGACGACCTGAGCTTCTCGGTACCGAAAGGGGCTATTGTCGGCATCATCGGTCCAAACGGTGCGGGTAAATCCACCCTGTTCCGCATGATGTCCGGTCAGGAAGCGCCTGATAGCGGCACCATTACCCTGGGCGACACCGTGAAGCTGGCCTCCGTTGATCAGTTCCGTGACGCGATGGATAACAGCAAAACCGTGTGGGAAGAAGTTTCCGGCGGGCAAGATATTATGCGTATTGGCAACACCGAAATGCCAAGCCGTGCCTACGTGGGCCGCTTTAACTTTAAGGGTGTCGATCAGGGTAAACGCGTCGGCGAACTGTCCGGCGGTGAGCGCGGTCGTCTGCATCTGGCGAAGCTGCTGCAGGTTGGCGGTAACGTACTGCTGCTCGATGAACCAACCAACGACCTGGACATCGAAACCCTGCGCGCGCTGGAAAACGCCCTGTTGGAATTCCCGGGCTGCGCAATGGTTATCTCGCACGACCGTTGGTTCCTTGACCGCGTAGCAACCCACATTCTGGATTATCAGGATGAAGGTAAAGTCGAGTTCTTTGAAGGTAACTTCACCGAATACGAAGAGTACAAGAAACGCACCCTCGGCGCAGACGCGCTGGAGCCGAAGCGTATCAAGTACAAGCGTATCTCGAAATAAAAGCAAAAGGGCAACGCAAGTTGCCCTTTTTAATGTCTGCTCCCTCTCCCCAAAGGGGCGAGGGATCGGCCCTCTGCACCGGGCTGGTCGGTTTTCTCCCTCTCCCCGTGGGAGAGGGTCGGGGTGAGGGCATCAGACCGCAGAGGAACTGAACTACCCCTGCTCACCCATCATCTCTTTGACCAGCTCGACGCAGCGCAGGAAGCGGGCATCGTAATCCGCCTCTTTTACATGCACGAAGTCGATCTCATTCTCTCTGAGCAGCGACACCAGTAGCGTCTGGAACTCCTTGCGATCCACTGAACTACCAAGGCTACGCAGACCATCGGCCACCCAAGGCGTATTGTTTTCCAGCAGGATAACCAGATCAAAGCGATACTCATCGATAAGCGCCTGAACGAAAGGATGTTCCCGACCTTCATACTTCAGACAAAACGCCTGGGTGCTGACGAAATCGGTATCGATAAACGCCACCTTATTGGCGTATTTCACCGCAAAATCAATATACTGCGCATGGCCGAGAGCAATCTTGTCATAGTCGGAATATTGCAAAGCCATCTCATCGCCACCGAGATGCGAAAAGACATAATCACGGCCATATTCCCAGGCGCTGGTGGTGTTAAAGATATTGGATAGCTTATTTACCAGGGTCGACTTACCGCTCGACTCACCGCCGAGAATCGCTACCGTGCGCACGAAAAACGGCTTCACCTCGGTAGGAATATATTCCCAATAGCGGAACGGGTTTTCACGAATCTGCCCACCGCTGATGCTCATAAAGGTGCGTTTCGGATCGACAAGTACGGTTTCGATACCAAGATGCTCCAGATACTGCGACGCATCGGCCTCTTCCGAGGTGTAGATCCAGTTTGGCTCGATACCCTTCTCGCTCATAAAGGCGCGGATCCCACGGCTCCAGACATCCCAGCCGTGCGGATAAGGCTCCATGCCCTCTTCATTAAAGGCATGGATGCGAATATTTTTCTGATACTTAAAGGTTTGCAGCAGCCAGCGCAGGCGATCGGGGACGGTCGGCTGCTGCGACATCGCGCTCTTTTCAAACAGTTCACGATCGCGAGGATCGTCGTAACCCATAATGATATGCAGCTCATCGACCTGGCTACAGGCGCGCTGAATCAAATAGATATGCCCGGTATGCAGCGGATAAAATTTACCAAAAACCACGCCCACGCTTTTTTGCCGACGTGGAAACTCCAGCCCCAGGAACCGGTGCAGCGCTTCCAGCTTCTGCGCGCTCGGGCTTTTAATTTTGGCATTCAGCAGCTGGCTCAAATAGCCTTTTGTCATCCCGCTGGCGTCCGCCACCTGCTGTAGCGTACAACCCTTCTGCTTAATGGCGCTTTTTAAATAGTCAAATGACGACATAGCGAGTCTCCTTTTAACTTATTATATGTCTATAAGTCGTCAAAAACGCTTAATGCGTCCGCAAGCTTCTTAACGCCAAAGATTTGCATCCCTTCAGGCGCTTTTTTCGGCACGTTGGCCGCCGGAACAATAGCCCGACGGAAACCATGTTTAGCCGCTTCTGAAATACGCTCCTGTCCGCTCGGCACCGGACGGATTTCGCCTGCCAACCCCACTTCGCCGAAGACCACCAGATCCTGCGGTAGCGGTCGGTCGCGCAAGCTGGAAACCATCGCCAGCAGCAGCGCCAGATCGGCGCTGGTCTCGGTGACCTTCACCCCGCCGACAACGTTAACGAACACATCCTGATCGGCCATCTGCAGGCCGCCGTGACGGTGCAGCACCGCCAGCAGGATCGCCAAACGGTTTTGCTCCAGCCCCACCGCCACGCGGCGCGGGTTAGACATCATCGAGTGATCGACCAGCGCCTGGATTTCCACCAACAGCGGGCGCGTACCTTCCCAGACCACCATCACCGAACTACCGGAGGTCACTTCATCCCCGCGACTCAGGAAGATGGCCGATGGGTTACTAATCTCACGCAGGCCCTGCTCGGTCATGGCGAATACGCCCAGCTCATTGACTGCGCCGAAGCGGTTTTTATGGCTGCGCAGAGTACGGAAACGGGAGTCAGCATCACCATCAAGCAGAACAGAGCAATCGATACAGTGCTCCAGCACTTTTGGCCCGGCCAGCGAACCATCTTTGGTGACGTGGCCGACCATAATAATCGCCACACCGCGAGTTTTAGCAAAGCGCGTTAAATAGGCTGCCGTTTCACGTACCTGGGCCACGCTGCCCGGCGACGACTGCACGTCGGCCATATGCATCACCTGGATGGAGTCGATAACCATCAGCTGCGGCTTTTCTTCGTCAGCAATCTGGCAGATTTGCTCAATGCTGGTTTCAGACAACATATTGAGATTAGCAGTCGGCAGCGCTAAACGATGAGCGCGCATCGCCACCTGCTGGAGCGACTCTTCCCCGGTGACGTACAACGTTTTCATGCCTTCTGACAGCTTGCACAGGGTTTGCAGCAGCAGCGTCGATTTACCCGCGCCAGGGCTGCCGCCAATCAGAATCGCGCTGCCTGGCACCACGCCGCCACCGAGCACGCGGTCGAACTCTTTAAAGCCGGTCGAAAAACGCGGCAGCGCTTCCAGGCTGATCTCAGAGAGTTTCTGCACTTTCGAGACGCCAGCATTACCGGCGTACCCTGACAGACGCTCATTTCTTGCCACCTGCGGCGAAGCGGCAATGCGCATCTCGGTGATGGTATTCCAGGCATGACAGGCGCTGCACTGCCCCTGCCAGCGCGGATAATCCGCACCACATTCATTACAGACAAATGCGCGTTTTGGAGCTTTCGCCACGTTAACCTCTTACTTTTGATTCATGCTGCCGGAGAGAATACAGAATACCCCCATCAGGTCAGCATGGCGGATTGTCACTTCCGCCAGTTCATTCACTTTTGGTTTCGCATGATAGGCGATACCGAGGCCTGCCGCTTTAATCATCGGCAAATCGTTGGCGCCATCGCCAATCGCCACGGTTTGCGCCGACGGGATCTCATACTTTTCCGCCAGTTTGCGCAGCGTATTGGCTTTATATTTGGCATCAACGATATCGCCAAGGACGTTGCCGGTCAGCTTCCCGTCCATGATCTCCAGCTCGTTGGCAAACACCGCGTCGAGATGCAGCTTGTCGCGCAGATACTCGGCGAAGAAGGTGAAGCCGCCGGAGGCGATGGCCACTTTCCAGCCGAGACTTTCCAGCTTCAATACCAGCTGCGTCAGCCCAGGCATCAGCGGCAAAGTCTCACGTACCTGGAACAAAATATTGGCGTCGGCATCTTTCAGCGTCGCCACACGCTGGCGCAGGCTGGCGGTAAAATCAAGTTCGCCGCGCATGGCGCGTTCCGTCACTTCCGAAACCAGCTCGCCGGTTCCGGCCAGTTTGGCGATTTCGTCAATGCACTCAATCTGAATCGCCGTCGAGTCCATATCCATTACCAGCAAACCCGGCGTGCGCAAATGGGGGATTTTGCCCAGCGGCGCGACGTCCAGCCCGGCGTCATGCGCCAGACGGGTCGCTCGTAACGTTAGCGAACCAGCCAGACGAATCACCTGGTAGTCATCAACCGTCCAGGAGGCAACGATAACCAGCGCTGCGCCCAGCTCACGCTGCCATTCCGTCAGACGACGCTTGTTAAGGCCGCGGCCATACAGCAGCCAGCCGCTGCGTCCAGCATGGTAATCCAACGGCATGACCTCATCACCGCTCAGGGAAAGCGGCAATCCAGGCCACTGGGAAACATCTTCAGGCAGGTCGCACCAGGTCAAACTGTTTGGCATCACGGCTCCACATCACTTCATTCAGGCGAGGAAAATAACGCATGAGGCTACCTTGTAACCAGCGCTTCTGGCAACATTAAGCTGCAAATTTTCAAAGGTGGAATATGGTACGCGCAAAACTTAAATTCCGGCTGCACCGCGCTGTTATTGTTCTAATCTGTCTCGCGCTCCTCGTCGCCCTGATGCAGGGTGCGTCGTGGTTCAGCCAGAATAGTCAAAAGCAGCGCAACCCGCAGTTAGAAGAACTGGCTCGCACGCTCGCTCAACAGGTAACGTTAAACCTGTCACCGCTGATGCGTAACGAAACGCCCGATGAAAAGCGGATTAGCCAGCTGCTGGAGCAGCTTACCCACAAAAGTCGGATACTGGATGCTGGCGTTTATGACGAACAGGGCGACCTGGTCGCGCGTTCCGGCGAAAGCATCGAGGTACGCGATCGGCTGGCGCTGGACGGTAAAAAAGCGGGCGGTTACTTCAATCAGCAAATCGTAGAACCCATTCAGGGTAAAAACGGCCCCCTCGGCTATCTGCGCTTGACGCTGGATACCCATACGTTAGCCACCGAAGCCCAGCAAGTGGATAATACCACCAATATCTTACGCCTGATGCTACTGCTGTCGCTGGCCATCGGCGTGGTGCTGACGCGAACTCTGCTGCAAGGTAAACGTACCCGCTGGCAGCAATCCCCTTTCCTGCTCACCGCCAATAAGCCGGTGCAGGATGAAGATAAAGATGAATCAGAATAAGGAAATCGCTATGTCCACGCTGCGCCTGCTGCTCTCCGACTCCTACGACCCGTGGTTCAACCTGGCGGTTGAGGAGTCGATTTTCCGCCAGATGCCCGCCACGCAACGGGTACTGTTTCTGTGGCGTAATGCCGATACGGTGGTTATCGGCCGCGCGCAAAACCCATGGAAAGAGTGCAATACCCGGCGTATGGAAGAAGACAACGTACGCCTGGCGCGCCGCAGCAGCGGCGGCGGCGCGGTGTTCCACGATCTGGGCAATACCTGCTTCACCTTTATGGCCGGTAAACCGGAGTACGATAAGACGGTCTCCACCAATATTGTCCTGACGGCGCTGAATTCGCTGGGGGTCACGGCGGAGGCCTCCGGGCGCAACGATCTGGTGGTGAAAACCGCCGAGGGCGACCGCAAGGTCTCCGGCTCCGCCTATCGCGAAACAATGGATCGCGGCTTTCACCACGGCACCCTACTGCTGAACGCGGACTTGAGTCGTCTGGCTAACTATCTGAATCCCGATAAGAAAAAGCTACAGGCAAAAGGGATCACCTCCGTGCGCGGGCGCGTGGCGAATCTGGTCGAGCTGCTGCCAGGCATTACGCATCAGCGGGTCTGCGAGGCGATTCAGGAGGCATTCTTTGCCCACTATGGCGAACGCGTTGAGGCTGAAATTATCTCTCCTGATAAAATGCCGGATCTGCCAAATTTTGCCGATACCTTTGCCCGTCAGAGCAGTTGGGAGTGGAACTTTGGCCAGGCGCCCGCCTTCTCTCACCTGCTGGACGAGCGATTTACCTGGGGTGGCGTAGAGTTGCATTTCGACGTCGAGAAAGGCCATATCACGCGAACTCAGGTCTTTACCGACAGCCTGAACCCAGCCCCGCTGGAAGCGCTGGCCGCCAGATTGCAGGGCTGCCTGTATCGCGCTGATAGGCTGCAGCAGGAGTGCGATGCATTATTACGGGATTTCCCGGAGCAGGAGAAAGAGCTGCGGGAGCTATCGGCGTGGATTGCCGGGGCGGTGAGGTAACGACTCTTCCAGAGCATGGCACCTTCATTCCTTGTCAGTTCATCATTTCTCCCACTTAAAGGAATGGCTGCATGATTGACGCGATAAAACAAGAGCAAGCTGTTGCGCTCGTCATGGCTCAGCAAAAAGTATCGTGGCTTGCTGCGGTGCGTATCTATAAACACTTATCTCGTACTGATGCAGCAAAAATGTTGAACATCACCCCGGAATCACTTGCTCGTATTGAAAAAAAAGGGTAAGCGGATTAAATGGTTGATCTTACCTTTGCATGAGAGTGAGACAGACCGGCATCTCATCGGATTATCTGGTTGATGCTTCACCTACTGCTGGTGCATGTTTCCTTCGCTAATTCCAGCAAGAACCCCACACGCCTCAACTTCCCGGTCATCGTTGCAACTCGCTCTCAGTGAAACGAGTTGTTTCTCAAGCGCTTGCAGAGCGGTTATCTGCGACCGCACATGAGAGATGTGATCATCGAGCAAGGCGTTGACGGCGGTACAAGGCTGATGAGGGTCGTCCTGATAGCTCTGTAGTTCGTGAATCTCAGCCAGTGACAGGCCCAGGATTCTGCAGCGACGGATGAAGGCCAGCCCCTCACCATGCTTCTCGGTATAGACACGGTAACCGTTGTCCTGCCGATCAGGCGGCGGCAACAAGCCCTGCTGTTCATAGAAGCGGATCGTCTGTGTTTCGACCCCTACCAACTGCGCCAACTGACCAATGCGCATCAGCCTCCTCCCCAACGGATTCTTTACTCTATTGACCTTATAGTAGCTTTATAGTTTAAAATGGTACCACAACATTGTTCAAGTGGAGTCGTATCATGAGCAAATCCTGTGGTGGCGCCTGTGGCGGTGATGCAACGTCCGCAGCGGATACCGATATACAGGCCTCCTCCGAGGCGCCAGGGAGATGGGTCAGTGTTTATGCCGTGCCGAAGATGGACTGTCCATCAGAAGAACGAATGATTCGCCTAGCCCTGAACGGCTTTGAGGAGATTCGGGCGCTGTCCTTCGACTTGTCGAACCGCCGGCTGAAGGTCGTGCATGACGGCGAGGTCGAGCCCGTCACCTCGAAACTGAAGACCTTGGGGCTAGGCGCCTCGCTTCAGGAAACCGTCGCTGCAAATCCGGAGACCATCAAGGCCGCCGAGTTTTCGGCAGCTTCTGCTAAGCAAGAATCCGGGACCCTGCGCTGGTTGCTCGGCATCAATGCACTTCTGTTCGTGGTGGAAATGACTGCCGGTCTGATCGCCCGGTCCACCGGCCTGATTGGAGAATCCCTGGACAATTTTGCCGATGCGGCGGTGTACGGGCTTGCCCTTTATGCGGTTGGACATAGCGTGAAAATGCAGGTACGTGCCGCGCATCTTGCTGGTGTACTGCAACTGATCTTGGCTGTGGGCGTGCTCGTAGAGGTGGTGAGACGCTTTGTATTCGGTAGTGAGCCTGAATCGCTGGTGATGATGGCTATCGCATTCGTCGCATTGATTGCCAATACCAGTTGTCTGCTGCTCATATCCAAACATCGGGAAGGCGGGGCGCACATGAAGGCAAGCTGGATATTCTCGGCCAACGACGTGGTGATCAACCTGGGGGTCATCACCGCCGGCGCCCTGGTCGCGTGGACCGGTTCCAATTATCCGGATCTGATTATCGGCACCATCGCGGGGGGCATTGTACTTAACGGTGCCAGACGCATTTTGGCGTTGAAGGGTTA
This Klebsiella sp. RHBSTW-00484 DNA region includes the following protein-coding sequences:
- a CDS encoding YtjB family periplasmic protein, with the translated sequence MVRAKLKFRLHRAVIVLICLALLVALMQGASWFSQNSQKQRNPQLEELARTLAQQVTLNLSPLMRNETPDEKRISQLLEQLTHKSRILDAGVYDEQGDLVARSGESIEVRDRLALDGKKAGGYFNQQIVEPIQGKNGPLGYLRLTLDTHTLATEAQQVDNTTNILRLMLLLSLAIGVVLTRTLLQGKRTRWQQSPFLLTANKPVQDEDKDESE
- a CDS encoding cation transporter: MSKSCGGACGGDATSAADTDIQASSEAPGRWVSVYAVPKMDCPSEERMIRLALNGFEEIRALSFDLSNRRLKVVHDGEVEPVTSKLKTLGLGASLQETVAANPETIKAAEFSAASAKQESGTLRWLLGINALLFVVEMTAGLIARSTGLIGESLDNFADAAVYGLALYAVGHSVKMQVRAAHLAGVLQLILAVGVLVEVVRRFVFGSEPESLVMMAIAFVALIANTSCLLLISKHREGGAHMKASWIFSANDVVINLGVITAGALVAWTGSNYPDLIIGTIAGGIVLNGARRILALKG
- the serB gene encoding phosphoserine phosphatase → MPNSLTWCDLPEDVSQWPGLPLSLSGDEVMPLDYHAGRSGWLLYGRGLNKRRLTEWQRELGAALVIVASWTVDDYQVIRLAGSLTLRATRLAHDAGLDVAPLGKIPHLRTPGLLVMDMDSTAIQIECIDEIAKLAGTGELVSEVTERAMRGELDFTASLRQRVATLKDADANILFQVRETLPLMPGLTQLVLKLESLGWKVAIASGGFTFFAEYLRDKLHLDAVFANELEIMDGKLTGNVLGDIVDAKYKANTLRKLAEKYEIPSAQTVAIGDGANDLPMIKAAGLGIAYHAKPKVNELAEVTIRHADLMGVFCILSGSMNQK
- the cadR gene encoding Cd(II)/Pb(II)-responsive transcriptional regulator; amino-acid sequence: MRIGQLAQLVGVETQTIRFYEQQGLLPPPDRQDNGYRVYTEKHGEGLAFIRRCRILGLSLAEIHELQSYQDDPHQPCTAVNALLDDHISHVRSQITALQALEKQLVSLRASCNDDREVEACGVLAGISEGNMHQQ
- the lplA gene encoding lipoate--protein ligase LplA, with product MSTLRLLLSDSYDPWFNLAVEESIFRQMPATQRVLFLWRNADTVVIGRAQNPWKECNTRRMEEDNVRLARRSSGGGAVFHDLGNTCFTFMAGKPEYDKTVSTNIVLTALNSLGVTAEASGRNDLVVKTAEGDRKVSGSAYRETMDRGFHHGTLLLNADLSRLANYLNPDKKKLQAKGITSVRGRVANLVELLPGITHQRVCEAIQEAFFAHYGERVEAEIISPDKMPDLPNFADTFARQSSWEWNFGQAPAFSHLLDERFTWGGVELHFDVEKGHITRTQVFTDSLNPAPLEALAARLQGCLYRADRLQQECDALLRDFPEQEKELRELSAWIAGAVR
- the radA gene encoding DNA repair protein RadA, coding for MAKAPKRAFVCNECGADYPRWQGQCSACHAWNTITEMRIAASPQVARNERLSGYAGNAGVSKVQKLSEISLEALPRFSTGFKEFDRVLGGGVVPGSAILIGGSPGAGKSTLLLQTLCKLSEGMKTLYVTGEESLQQVAMRAHRLALPTANLNMLSETSIEQICQIADEEKPQLMVIDSIQVMHMADVQSSPGSVAQVRETAAYLTRFAKTRGVAIIMVGHVTKDGSLAGPKVLEHCIDCSVLLDGDADSRFRTLRSHKNRFGAVNELGVFAMTEQGLREISNPSAIFLSRGDEVTSGSSVMVVWEGTRPLLVEIQALVDHSMMSNPRRVAVGLEQNRLAILLAVLHRHGGLQMADQDVFVNVVGGVKVTETSADLALLLAMVSSLRDRPLPQDLVVFGEVGLAGEIRPVPSGQERISEAAKHGFRRAIVPAANVPKKAPEGMQIFGVKKLADALSVFDDL